A DNA window from Fodinibius sp. Rm-B-1B1-1 contains the following coding sequences:
- a CDS encoding TIGR04283 family arsenosugar biosynthesis glycosyltransferase: MSEISVVIPAYNEADTIGQTIQKVKAHSSGLVVEVIVVDGGSVDGTMQEAEKTGVIVLESPRKGRAAQMNFGAEQANGRLLYFLHADTHPPKDFDDKMLQAVNNEWDAGCFRLRFDSDNLFLKCYAWFTRFDVDLFRFGDQSLFIKRQLFFEIGEFREDHIVMEDQEFVKRVKKEHTFTILDEVVITSAEKYRNNGMVKLQLVFMLILILYYLGASQERLVQIYKRFID, translated from the coding sequence ATGAGTGAAATAAGCGTTGTGATTCCCGCCTACAACGAAGCGGATACCATTGGACAAACCATTCAAAAAGTAAAAGCCCACAGTAGCGGGTTGGTGGTAGAAGTTATTGTGGTAGATGGCGGAAGCGTGGATGGAACGATGCAAGAAGCTGAGAAAACGGGAGTTATTGTCTTGGAAAGCCCGCGCAAGGGCCGTGCAGCCCAAATGAATTTTGGGGCAGAGCAAGCAAATGGCAGGCTCCTCTACTTTTTACATGCAGATACGCATCCTCCGAAAGATTTTGACGACAAGATGCTACAGGCGGTGAATAATGAATGGGATGCCGGATGTTTTCGCCTCCGCTTTGACTCTGATAACCTTTTTTTGAAATGCTATGCCTGGTTTACTCGCTTTGATGTGGATCTGTTTCGATTTGGGGATCAGAGCCTGTTTATAAAACGGCAGCTATTTTTTGAGATTGGGGAATTTCGCGAAGATCATATTGTAATGGAGGATCAGGAGTTTGTTAAACGAGTTAAAAAAGAACACACGTTTACTATTTTGGATGAGGTTGTGATCACATCCGCTGAAAAGTACCGTAATAATGGTATGGTAAAATTACAGTTGGTGTTTATGCTGATCCTTATTCTTTATTACTTGGGGGCAAGCCAAGAGCGACTGGTACAAATTTATAAGCGATTTATTGATTAA
- the rimM gene encoding ribosome maturation factor RimM (Essential for efficient processing of 16S rRNA), which produces MLEPIENQYEKIGYISRSHGVQGEVLIIPDIYAPSLFDVLDLVRIETTRGDLIPARVESVRVQEKNNRLSFFVKFEHVADRTQAEELKNFSVFADRDVVESLLDSDERPLDLTSFQVFSDGKLVGAVDVMLENPAHPILQVTTDEQQLLIPVVEEYIVGIDEEAQQIQCKNLKQLRGI; this is translated from the coding sequence ATGCTGGAACCAATTGAAAACCAGTATGAAAAGATCGGGTATATCTCCCGATCACACGGCGTACAGGGAGAAGTATTAATCATTCCCGATATTTACGCGCCTTCGCTTTTTGATGTTCTTGATCTGGTTCGTATTGAAACGACCAGAGGGGATTTGATCCCTGCCCGGGTAGAGTCGGTTCGGGTACAAGAAAAAAATAACCGGCTTTCGTTCTTTGTAAAATTTGAACACGTAGCTGATCGCACGCAGGCCGAAGAGCTTAAAAACTTCTCGGTATTTGCCGATCGCGATGTGGTAGAATCCCTGTTGGATTCGGATGAACGTCCGCTCGATCTAACTTCTTTCCAAGTATTTTCTGATGGAAAGTTAGTCGGTGCTGTAGATGTAATGCTGGAAAACCCGGCACACCCGATACTTCAGGTAACCACCGATGAGCAACAATTGCTCATCCCCGTTGTGGAGGAATATATTGTCGGTATCGATGAAGAGGCACAACAAATTCAATGCAAAAACCTGAAACAACTAAGAGGTATATAA
- a CDS encoding heavy metal-responsive transcriptional regulator has protein sequence MFKDIDKKYEGRTTYKTGEVARRSGVNKETVRYYEKRNLIPKPDRRRSGYRIFTQRHIDQIRFIKRAQELGFTLSEIKELLNLRMDNETTCAEIKKEAQEKYQDVTKKIEDLQRIKETLTDLIDSCSEDEPVGDCPILEVLEGENETGKQLRK, from the coding sequence ATGTTTAAGGATATAGACAAAAAATATGAGGGGCGTACAACCTACAAAACTGGTGAAGTTGCAAGGCGATCAGGCGTCAATAAAGAAACCGTTCGCTATTACGAAAAGCGGAACTTAATCCCCAAACCGGATCGCCGACGGTCGGGCTATCGCATTTTTACCCAGCGGCATATCGATCAGATTCGATTCATAAAACGAGCCCAGGAATTGGGTTTTACACTCAGCGAAATTAAAGAGCTGCTGAATTTGCGTATGGATAACGAAACTACCTGCGCAGAAATCAAAAAAGAGGCACAAGAAAAATATCAGGATGTCACTAAAAAGATTGAAGATCTGCAGCGGATTAAAGAGACGCTAACTGATCTTATTGACTCGTGTTCTGAAGACGAACCCGTGGGCGATTGTCCTATTCTGGAAGTTTTGGAAGGGGAAAACGAAACGGGGAAACAATTACGAAAATGA
- a CDS encoding GDCCVxC domain-containing (seleno)protein: protein MSKQVTLESTITCPHCEVQTTEKMPEDSCQYFWKCPNCGEILKPQKGNCCVFCSYGNNACPPIQKEKAACY, encoded by the coding sequence ATGAGTAAACAAGTAACTTTAGAGTCGACTATAACATGTCCTCATTGTGAAGTACAAACCACTGAAAAGATGCCTGAGGATTCGTGCCAGTACTTTTGGAAATGCCCAAACTGCGGGGAAATTTTAAAACCTCAAAAGGGGAACTGCTGTGTGTTCTGTTCATATGGCAATAACGCCTGTCCGCCTATCCAAAAAGAAAAAGCTGCCTGTTATTGA
- a CDS encoding arsenosugar biosynthesis-associated peroxidase-like protein has translation MSDTYYNPKDLKKFEDVGEFGPELAEKFFDYYGAVFEEGALTAREKALIALAVSHTVQCPYCIDAYTTESLEKGASEEQMMEAVHVASAIRGGSSLVHGVQMMNKTKDLSM, from the coding sequence ATGAGTGATACCTATTACAATCCCAAGGATTTGAAAAAGTTTGAAGACGTTGGTGAATTTGGTCCCGAACTGGCCGAAAAGTTTTTTGATTACTACGGTGCTGTTTTTGAAGAAGGAGCGCTTACCGCACGTGAAAAAGCCTTAATTGCATTGGCGGTGTCCCATACGGTTCAGTGTCCATATTGTATTGATGCTTATACCACGGAAAGTCTTGAGAAAGGAGCAAGTGAGGAGCAGATGATGGAGGCAGTGCATGTGGCATCTGCGATTAGAGGTGGATCGTCACTGGTGCACGGCGTGCAAATGATGAATAAGACCAAGGACCTGAGTATGTAA
- the rplS gene encoding 50S ribosomal protein L19, which translates to MDKLKLAEQTLIDDEYPEFKTGDTVVVHYRVREGDKERIQKFEGLVISRRGTGANQTFMVRKISAGNIGVERIFPLYSPFVAKIELKKQGDIKRSKLYYLRDRQGKAARIKEKDQNQDTVRELNRKAEEKAAAKEAQNADEEE; encoded by the coding sequence ATGGACAAGTTAAAATTAGCAGAACAGACATTAATTGATGATGAGTATCCCGAGTTTAAAACCGGTGATACCGTTGTTGTACACTATCGCGTTCGCGAAGGCGACAAGGAGCGAATCCAGAAGTTTGAGGGACTCGTTATTTCTCGTCGTGGTACCGGCGCCAATCAGACTTTTATGGTGCGCAAAATATCAGCGGGCAACATTGGTGTAGAGCGTATTTTCCCGCTTTACTCTCCTTTTGTCGCTAAAATAGAGCTCAAAAAACAAGGTGATATTAAACGTTCTAAGCTCTATTATCTGCGCGACCGACAAGGAAAAGCAGCGCGTATTAAAGAGAAAGACCAGAACCAGGATACGGTTCGTGAATTGAACCGTAAGGCAGAAGAGAAGGCTGCCGCTAAAGAAGCTCAAAACGCTGACGAAGAAGAGTAA
- the trmD gene encoding tRNA (guanosine(37)-N1)-methyltransferase TrmD translates to MRIDIISAVPQVLESPLNHSIVGNAQDDGLVEIHTHDLHDYTEDKHNKVDDYPYGGGAGMVLTPQPIFSCIEHLQNQRDYDEIIFTAPNGQPFKQDDANRLSTEKNLIFLCGHYKGVDQRVIDAFITKTYSIGDYVLSGGELPALVMVDSIVRVLPGVLGDAESALTDSFQNENLLEGPVYTRPADFKGMKVPQVLRSGDHQKVKEWRHQQSLERTKNVRPDIFKKFRNEQQ, encoded by the coding sequence ATACGCATTGACATCATATCGGCGGTACCCCAGGTTTTGGAAAGTCCTCTGAATCACAGCATCGTGGGTAATGCGCAGGATGATGGATTGGTTGAAATCCATACGCATGACCTTCACGATTACACGGAGGATAAACACAACAAGGTGGATGACTATCCCTATGGCGGCGGTGCTGGCATGGTTTTGACACCACAGCCGATTTTTTCGTGCATTGAGCACCTGCAAAATCAGCGTGATTATGATGAGATCATTTTTACGGCTCCTAACGGTCAGCCGTTTAAGCAGGATGACGCCAACAGGTTGTCAACCGAGAAAAATCTCATCTTTTTATGCGGACATTACAAAGGTGTTGATCAGCGTGTGATAGATGCATTTATCACCAAAACGTATAGCATTGGCGACTATGTGCTTTCAGGTGGCGAACTGCCCGCTCTTGTAATGGTTGACTCCATTGTTCGAGTATTGCCCGGTGTATTGGGTGATGCCGAAAGTGCACTAACGGATTCCTTCCAAAATGAAAATTTGCTGGAAGGTCCCGTTTATACGCGTCCCGCTGATTTTAAGGGGATGAAAGTGCCACAAGTGTTACGATCAGGTGATCATCAAAAAGTAAAGGAATGGCGACACCAACAGTCGCTTGAGCGTACAAAAAATGTACGTCCGGATATTTTTAAGAAATTTCGAAACGAACAGCAGTAG
- the arsS gene encoding arsenosugar biosynthesis radical SAM (seleno)protein ArsS (Some members of this family are selenoproteins.): MKSLKTLEHKLSDPAYQLDVLNNYSEALKNQPKFKEKLEEIDLSPLKPTGIEIFQMNVGYMCNMTCKHCHVDAGPDRDEVMTKETFEQCLEALENSGVETVDLTGGAPEMNPHFRWFVEEASKLGKHIIVRSNLTILTTAPKYQALPEFFAEHGVEVTCSLPFYSKSRTDRQRGEGTYDKSVEALKKLNEIGYGKDDTDLELNLVYNPAGAFLPGDQENMEKEFKRQLDRKHGITFNNLFTITNLPISRYLNFLMESGNLEEYMDRLITSFNPAAAKGVMCRDTISIGWDGTLYDCDFNQMLEMPVADNAPQHISEWNELKLNNRQIKVNQHCFGCTAGAGSSCGGTTAE; encoded by the coding sequence ATTAAATCTCTGAAAACGCTTGAACACAAACTTTCGGATCCAGCTTACCAGCTTGATGTGCTGAATAATTATTCTGAGGCGCTTAAGAATCAACCTAAATTTAAGGAAAAGCTGGAAGAAATAGATCTGTCTCCGCTGAAACCGACGGGTATCGAGATCTTCCAGATGAATGTGGGCTATATGTGTAATATGACCTGTAAGCACTGCCATGTGGATGCAGGACCGGATCGTGATGAAGTAATGACAAAAGAGACTTTTGAGCAATGTTTAGAAGCACTCGAAAACTCGGGAGTTGAGACGGTAGACTTGACTGGCGGTGCCCCGGAGATGAATCCCCATTTTCGCTGGTTTGTGGAAGAAGCATCGAAGCTGGGCAAACATATCATCGTGCGATCGAATCTTACGATCTTGACTACGGCGCCCAAGTACCAGGCCCTGCCAGAATTTTTTGCCGAGCACGGAGTAGAGGTTACCTGCTCACTGCCCTTTTACAGCAAGTCCCGTACTGATCGCCAGCGTGGTGAAGGGACTTATGATAAATCGGTAGAAGCATTGAAAAAACTGAATGAAATTGGATATGGTAAAGATGATACCGACCTGGAGTTAAACTTGGTATATAATCCTGCGGGAGCATTTCTACCCGGTGATCAGGAAAATATGGAAAAAGAGTTCAAGCGTCAGCTCGATAGAAAACACGGTATTACGTTTAATAATCTGTTTACAATTACCAATCTGCCCATAAGTCGGTACCTGAATTTTCTGATGGAGTCTGGAAACCTGGAAGAGTATATGGATCGGCTGATTACTTCGTTTAATCCTGCTGCGGCCAAGGGGGTTATGTGCCGGGATACGATATCAATTGGTTGGGATGGCACGCTGTACGACTGTGATTTCAATCAGATGCTGGAGATGCCGGTGGCAGACAATGCTCCACAGCATATTAGTGAGTGGAACGAGCTCAAGCTAAATAATCGGCAGATTAAGGTAAACCAGCACTGCTTTGGATGCACTGCCGGGGCTGGAAGCAGTTGTGGCGGTACTACTGCAGAATAG
- a CDS encoding dihydrolipoyl dehydrogenase family protein has protein sequence MKYEYDLLVIGGGAAGLTAAGMGANFGAKTLMIEANKLGGDCTWHGCIPSKTLLHASKIAHNINEAKQFGFDADDNLDFKMVMERLRETRQDVYEEADDPQIYRNMGIDIAFGRASFVDDHTVNIKTDGGEHETSARFIIIATGSKAMVPPINGLDKVSYHTNETIFELEEQPNHLAIIGAGPIGIEMAQAFQRLGTQVTVFDMQDRILSNDDPELTNMLYDYLRDDGLNFKLGSEINSVSQNSDNNIVVSGAIGEEAFQHKTDSLLMATGRTANHKKLDLDNAGINYTKKDITVNDRCRTNKRHIYAVGDVTGRYQFTHMSEHMAKVAVTNALLKIPKKIDNKHVPWSTYTDPELAHVGATEKELQQQNISYKTYRFPYDKIDRAITDGATQGLIKIFAKKMSGKILGATILGKQGGDLISEYALAMRNGVTLRQIADTIHPYPSYGLGARRAADQWYVQNQSTWMVKLIKWVFGYRGEVPDLTDENRIL, from the coding sequence ATGAAATACGAATATGATTTACTTGTCATTGGCGGCGGGGCGGCCGGACTTACAGCTGCAGGCATGGGCGCAAATTTTGGAGCAAAAACACTTATGATTGAGGCGAATAAACTGGGCGGCGATTGTACTTGGCACGGCTGCATCCCCAGTAAAACACTCCTTCATGCCTCTAAAATTGCTCACAACATAAATGAAGCTAAACAGTTCGGTTTTGATGCTGATGACAACTTGGATTTCAAAATGGTTATGGAGCGTCTTCGAGAAACACGTCAGGATGTGTATGAAGAGGCCGACGACCCACAAATTTATCGGAATATGGGCATCGACATCGCATTTGGGCGGGCTTCGTTTGTGGATGATCACACCGTCAACATCAAAACGGATGGCGGTGAACACGAAACTTCGGCTCGATTTATCATTATTGCTACGGGTAGCAAAGCAATGGTTCCGCCTATCAACGGCCTTGATAAGGTCTCTTACCATACCAATGAAACTATTTTCGAACTGGAGGAACAGCCGAACCACCTTGCCATTATTGGCGCGGGTCCCATCGGCATCGAGATGGCGCAAGCTTTTCAGCGGTTGGGTACGCAGGTAACCGTTTTTGATATGCAGGATCGCATTTTATCTAATGATGATCCCGAGTTGACAAACATGCTCTATGATTATCTTCGGGATGACGGCCTCAATTTTAAACTGGGTTCCGAAATCAACTCCGTATCCCAAAACAGTGACAATAACATTGTGGTATCTGGGGCTATTGGTGAGGAAGCATTTCAGCATAAAACTGATTCGCTGCTCATGGCTACCGGACGAACGGCAAATCATAAGAAGTTAGACCTCGATAATGCTGGTATCAACTACACAAAAAAAGACATCACCGTTAATGATCGGTGCCGTACCAACAAGCGACATATTTATGCCGTGGGAGATGTAACGGGACGCTACCAATTTACGCACATGTCGGAACATATGGCCAAAGTAGCTGTAACCAACGCTCTGTTAAAAATACCTAAGAAAATTGACAACAAGCACGTACCCTGGAGTACTTATACTGATCCCGAGTTGGCACATGTAGGGGCTACAGAAAAGGAACTACAGCAACAAAATATATCCTACAAAACCTACCGATTTCCCTACGATAAAATTGATCGTGCCATTACCGACGGAGCCACACAAGGGTTGATCAAAATTTTTGCCAAAAAGATGAGTGGTAAAATTTTAGGCGCTACCATATTGGGCAAACAGGGGGGAGACCTCATCAGTGAATATGCTTTGGCTATGCGCAATGGGGTAACCCTTCGCCAAATTGCGGATACCATTCATCCCTATCCCAGCTATGGACTTGGGGCACGTCGCGCCGCCGACCAGTGGTACGTGCAAAATCAATCTACATGGATGGTTAAACTTATTAAATGGGTATTTGGCTATCGCGGAGAAGTGCCTGACCTCACTGATGAGAATCGAATCCTTTAA
- a CDS encoding sigma-70 family RNA polymerase sigma factor: protein MFNWFKKHRKKNASYDTNEEWIQALKPPVDEQAVEQLRAQLIRGLKPALYKYVDRELDQFVEDVAQDALLKVLDNIDSFRGNSKLLTWAMKIAVREGLTELRLKRYDDISIEDLKPDDESREVFSLSIASDGTSPDRAVHESQLVEKVLHIINEELTDKQKQAINALMIQGLPMPAVVKQLDTNRNALYKLVYDARKKIKNRLDVEGIDPNEMLNKL from the coding sequence ATGTTCAACTGGTTTAAAAAACATCGTAAGAAAAACGCTTCTTACGACACCAATGAAGAATGGATCCAGGCCCTCAAACCTCCTGTGGATGAGCAGGCTGTAGAACAGCTTCGCGCACAGCTGATTCGCGGACTTAAGCCGGCATTGTATAAATATGTTGACCGCGAGCTCGACCAGTTTGTGGAGGATGTGGCCCAAGATGCTTTACTCAAAGTTTTGGACAACATCGACTCGTTTCGCGGTAACAGCAAGCTCCTTACCTGGGCCATGAAAATTGCCGTTCGGGAAGGCCTTACTGAACTCCGGCTCAAGCGCTACGATGATATTTCTATTGAAGATCTGAAACCCGATGATGAGAGCAGGGAAGTCTTTTCACTTTCAATTGCCAGTGATGGTACCAGCCCAGACCGGGCAGTGCACGAGTCCCAACTGGTTGAAAAAGTTTTACATATCATCAACGAAGAACTTACCGATAAACAAAAACAGGCTATTAATGCACTCATGATTCAGGGACTGCCAATGCCTGCTGTCGTTAAGCAACTGGATACGAATCGTAATGCTCTCTACAAACTGGTTTACGATGCCCGTAAGAAAATTAAAAATAGACTTGACGTAGAGGGCATCGACCCCAACGAAATGTTAAATAAATTGTAA
- a CDS encoding TIGR04282 family arsenosugar biosynthesis glycosyltransferase, protein MPKNKKHLSALIIFVKNPEKGKVKTRLAKTVGDEKALDVYHELLRITKSVADSISVNKQVWYSQFVEENDLWSKGTYEKYPQEGENLGQRMQHAFREAFESEQQKVVIIGSDCASLRNEIVQEAFNKLDTHEVVIGPAQDGGYYLLGMSEYYPVLFEGKSWSSSSVLQSTVEQVEKMNLSYHLLPTLNDIDTEADLRTSNRIALP, encoded by the coding sequence ATGCCCAAGAATAAAAAACACCTTTCAGCGCTTATCATTTTTGTTAAAAATCCCGAGAAAGGAAAAGTAAAAACGCGTCTGGCCAAAACCGTGGGAGATGAAAAAGCACTGGATGTATATCATGAGTTGCTACGGATAACAAAGTCGGTGGCAGATTCCATATCCGTCAATAAGCAGGTATGGTATTCGCAATTTGTTGAGGAGAATGATTTGTGGTCGAAAGGCACCTATGAAAAATATCCCCAAGAGGGAGAAAACCTGGGACAGCGCATGCAGCACGCTTTTCGAGAGGCTTTTGAAAGTGAACAACAAAAAGTGGTGATCATCGGCAGTGACTGTGCGTCGTTGCGGAATGAAATTGTGCAGGAAGCATTTAATAAGCTGGATACTCACGAGGTCGTAATTGGTCCGGCGCAGGACGGGGGGTATTATTTGCTGGGGATGTCCGAGTACTATCCTGTATTATTTGAAGGTAAATCCTGGAGCAGCTCTTCTGTTCTGCAGTCAACGGTAGAGCAGGTTGAGAAAATGAATCTTTCATACCATCTTTTGCCCACTTTGAATGATATTGATACCGAAGCTGACTTACGCACATCAAATCGGATTGCTTTGCCATGA